In Anthonomus grandis grandis chromosome 6, icAntGran1.3, whole genome shotgun sequence, one DNA window encodes the following:
- the LOC126737969 gene encoding 2-hydroxyacyl-CoA lyase 1, which yields MEEVDGNTVLAQALKAQGIEFVFGIIGFPVIELSMALQMADIHYIGMRNEQAACYAAQAMGYLTGNPAGVLCVSGPGVLHTFGGMANAQINCWPVVVIGGAVAQDHEGIGGFQECNQVELARPYSKYSARPPSISLIPLHVEKAVRLAKNGRPGAAYLDFPANILSGKVDANKVLPQYGPTEVPVIFPDPQKIADAAKLLSTAKRPLVIVGKGAAYARAENEVNQLINLTNLPFLATPMGKGVAPDNSNKCVQSARSLALQKADVILLLGARLNWILHFGRPNRFSPDVKVIQIDISAEELHNSVKSEVAIQSDLKPALAQLINQFKLNHFVFSGREQWWNDLKKKCEDNKKAIEAMANDTQVPLNYYAVFKNIYELLPENCIIVSEGANTMDIGRTMLLNNLPRHRLDAGTFGTMGVGPGFAIAAALYCRHNEPTKRVICVEGDSAFGFSGMEIETMVRYKLPIIIIIVNNSGIYTGMEPDVFKDVQESGEITKVTPPGCLTSCTRYDNMMSLFGRTGFFAQTVPELQSAVKEALNTSDGPTIINVIINPTADRKPQAFNWLTESKL from the exons ATGGAGGAAGTTGATGGGAATACAGTTTTGGCGCAAGCTTTAAAGGCCcag gGAATAGAATTCGTTTTTGGGATAATTGGATTTCCAGTTATCGAACTCAGTATGGCACTTCAAATGGCTGATATTCATTATATTGGTATGAGGAATGAACAGGCTGCTTGTTATGCTGCTCAAGCAATGGGTTACTTAActg GTAATCCAGCAGGAGTTTTATGTGTATCTGGTCCAGGAGTATTACATACTTTTGGTGGCATGGCAAATGCACAAATAAACTGCTGGCCAGTTGTTGTTATTGGTGGAGCAGTAGCACAAGATCATGAAGGGATTGGAGGGTTTCAAGAGTGCAATCAg gtAGAATTAGCTCGCCCATATAGTAAATACTCTGCTAGACCCCCGAGTATATCCCTTATCCCTCTTCATGTGGAAAAAGCCGTAAGGTTAGCCAAAAATGGTCGACCTGGTGCCGCATACTTGGATTTTCCTGCTAACATTTTATCAGGGAAAGTAGATGCTAATAAAGTACTTCCACAATATGGACCAACTGAAGTTCCAGTCATTTTTCCAGATCCTCAAAAGATTGCAGATGCCGCAAAACTTTTATCTACTGCCAAAAGACCACTGGTAATAGTTGGAAAGGGAGCTGCATATGCTAGAGCTGAGAATGAA GTCAATCAACTAATTAACTTAACTAATCTTCCATTTCTGGCTACACCAATGGGCAAAGGTGTGGCCCCAGACAATTCAAACAAATGCGTTCAGTCTGCCAGATCGTTGGCTTTACAGAAGGCTGATGTTATTTTACTCTTGGGCGCTAGATTGAACTGGATTTTACATTTCGGAAGACCCAATAG attttcaCCAGATGTAAAAGTTATTCAGATTGACATATCAGCAGAAGAGTTGCATAATAGTGTAAAATCTGAAGTGGCCATACAAAGTGACCTAAAACCTGCCCTAGCCCAACTAATAaaccaatttaaattaaaccacTTTGTGTTTTCTGGACGCGAACAATGGTGGaatgatttaaagaaaaaatgtgaGGATAATAAGAAAGCTATTgag GCCATGGCAAATGATACACAAGTTCCACTAAATTATTATGcagtatttaaaaacatttatgagCTACTGCCAGAGAATTGCATCATAGTGAGTGAAGGCGCTAATACTATGGATATTGGCAGGACAATGCTTTTAAATAACTTACCAAGGCACAGACTAGATGCTGGAACTTTTGGAACAATGGgg GTTGGTCCAGGGTTTGCAATCGCGGCCGCTCTTTATTGCAGACACAATGAACCAACAAAAAGAGTGATTTGTGTCGAGGGAGATTCCGCTTTCGGGTTTTCCGGAATGGAAATTGAAACTATGGTAAGGTACAAGCTTCCCATTATCATCATCATAGTGAACAATTCAGGGATTTATACTGGAATGGAGCCTGATGTTTTTAAAGATGTGCAAGAGAGTGGAGAAATTACCAAAGT AACACCACCTGGATGTCTCACAAGTTGCACTAGATATGATAACATGATGTCTCTGTTTGGCAGAACAGGCTTTTTTGCACAAACAGTTCCAGAGTTGCAAAGTGCTGTGAAAGAAGCTTTAAATACCTCTGATGGCCCCACTATTATCAATGTTATCATAAATCCAACTGCTGATAGAAAACCACAGGCTTTTAATTGGTTGACTGAATCCAAACTGTAA
- the LOC126737973 gene encoding uncharacterized protein LOC126737973: MVDLKKDLDEYLLLQSDQKKNFKLSMPAIPLQKPNVSSWFRKEQTEENETWFQETKKECCPSLSRFQRMTLFAICIGMGILCFSISLMYLPVLLFKARKFALLFTLGSLFFIMSFFFLWGPLAYMKHMVSRDRIFLTLSYGGTLFATLYCALHLQSTPFTVLFAVGQIVSLLWTVVSNIPGGTTGLSFFSKMFTRSVSGGSTLPI; this comes from the exons ATGGTGGATCTCAAGAAAGATTTGGACGAATATCTGCTCCTTCAAAGTGACCAGAAGAAAAACTTCAAGTTGTCTATGCCCGCGATACCCTTACAAAAACCGAACGTTTCTAGTTGGTTTAGGAAAGAACAGACTGAGGAGAATGAAACTTGGTTTCAAGAGACCAAAAAAGAATGTTGTCCAAGCTTA TCAAGATTCCAAAGAATGACCCTTTTTGCAATATGTATAGGCATGGGAATACTTTGTTTTTCAATATCCTTGATGTACCTACCAGTACTACTTTTTAAAGCCAGAAAATTTGCTCTACTATTTACCTTAGGCAGTCTATTCTTTATTATGAG ttttttcttccTTTGGGGCCCTCTCGCTTACATGAAACACATGGTCTCAAGAGATCGAATATTTCTGACTCTCTCATATGGTGGTACATTATTTGCAACTTTGTACTGTGCTTTGCACTTACAAAGTACTCCCTTTACAGTACTCTTTGCTGTGGGACAAATAGTGTCTTTGTTATGGACAGTGGTATCAAATATACCAGGAGGGACAACTGGTTTATCattcttttcaaaaatgtttaccaGGTCAGTTAGTGGAGGAAGTACTTTACCTATTTAG
- the LOC126737972 gene encoding telomere attrition and p53 response 1 protein, which yields MNGENDNDTWLSSWEQQCAETIENQPDYDHSLAQENEHFQRKVWNSFQDSATAIAQLYRDRYAGEPGTMWFQFQTAAGTVTTLYKDSCESLKRTTELAKQSGHQKRNNELLNWAKRKRRLIRREDLLAFLSGRPLPTRQNHHHHHHNHHRLSPRPRNISPPPHHTARDSATPHLIDPNLHMFREALTNNSRRGSSPQMGTDLCTFISGEMMRHGAKRSASPNDVTMGSPTPQKRSRYM from the exons ATGAATGGGGAAAACGATAACGACACTTGGCTGAGCAGCTGGGAACAACAGTGTGCCGAAACGATCGAAAATCAGCCCGATTACGACCACTCTTTGGCCCAGGAAAATGAACATTTTCAGAGGAAAGTTTGGAATAGTTTTCAGGACTCTGCCACTGCCATAGCACAGCTTTATAGAG atcgCTATGCTGGAGAACCAGGAACCATGTGGTTTCAGTTTCAAACTGCAGCTGGTACAGTTACTACCTTGTATAaag ATTCTTGTGAAAGCCTTAAAAGAACTACAGAACTAGCAAAACAGAGTGGtcaccaaaaaagaaataatgaacTCCTCAATTGGGCAAAAAGGAAAAGACGGCTAATAAGAAGAGAGGATCTGTTGGCTTTTTTATCTGGCAGGCCACTGCCAACAAGACAGAACCATCATCATCACCACCATAACCACCATAg GTTGTCCCCTAGACCGAGAAATATTTCCCCACCACCTCATCACACTGCCAGGGATTCAGCCACTCCTCACTTAATAGACCCTAATTTACATATGTTCAGGGAGGCACTGACAAATAATTCTCGAAGGGGCAGTAGCCCCCAAATGGGTACAGACTTATGTACCTTTATATCAGGTGAAATGATGAGACATGGAGCAAAGAGGTCTGCTTCACCTAATGATGTGACTATGGGAAGTCCTACACCTCAAAAGAGGAGCCGGTATATGTGA